The genomic segment GAGTAATACGACAACCTCTCCTCACACATAATGGCTACTAGGATCACACCTAAAGCCCACTGCCTCTAAACaatgtgagaaaaagagaaggagcgATTGAGCTTGATTGTAAGTCACCTCTATGGTCTCTGTAGGGTACACAGAGAAACGACTATTAACTGGTGAAGTTTCAACACTAAGAGAAGATATTAACGTGGCAAACAACCAAGAGGTAATATCTagtttctaagttaaaaaaaatcaatatatatatttataataaagttttaaatacaaAGTGCTTTTTATATATCGAGAATGATACAGTGTTAATGAATCGATCCCTGTTTTGTAACCTCGATTACAAGAATTAACTGGTAAGGAagtctctttttcccctttccaaaCCACTTTTACCAAGTAAATGCCTTGATGGTAGGAGCTTGAGGATCAGAGGCCATGGCCAGCAAAGTCTCTCACTTTAAAGCAAAGccaaacttttaaaacaaaatttcaccccaaatccaagaaaaattatttttattttaaggaaaaaaagtttccACTAAGAAATAATAAACCATTAAGTTTATGGAAACGTTAACATAACAGGAGCACCCTGTCCCTATGCTGGTGACAACCTCAGGTATGTCACACAGCTTAAAACATCCTGAACATGCTTCTTTTTTAAGCTAAAACCTCTGACTGACCCTCTGAAAAGGTCTCAGAGTAGCTGCTTTTCTTGGtgggctgttttgtttttgttttctggtagGTACAGCTATGCGGACCTGTGAATACATGCAGCTTTATCTATAACATGAGCGCGTGAATCTGCGTTCCTCCTAAAATTCGGACTCTCTTTCCCCTTTTGAAACACAGTCCAGCACTCCTAAAGAGCCGGGAGGATGAGCTCAGCGTACCCCTCTGCGAGTATCTCCCCACCAGTGTATTTTCAAGACCCCTCTTTTCTTGGGCAATTGTTTCccactcccccccctcaagtatAACCTGACACTCAAAATTCTGCTACTCAGCAACTCTCATTCTGCCAGTTGGAGTGACACTGTAGCACTCTATTTAGCTCCTGAAGTTCATAGGTAACTCAGCTGTGACTTCTGGCTCCTTTGCAATAACTGTGGTCACTGACTGACCTCTTCAGGAAGCACCATAATCTAAGACAGAGTGAATCGGCTGGAGCAGCCAATGGTACCGTGGTCAGAGTCAAAGCAGGCTAGATGTCTACTGGCCACAGAGCAGATCCCACTGTGTGGATGCTACAATTAAACAGACAGGATTTGGGACAGCAAATCAGTTAGAAATACCTATCTCTGGCACCCTAGAGAATTACAATTAGAAACAACTGTTCAAACTAAATGTTAgtactaaaatataaaactttgacTTATCAAGAGTCTGAAACACACTGTGACAGTGGCATCTTACAGAAATTGAAGCTTGTACCATAAGTTATTTGTTTCTTACTTAGAATGTCGGTCTCTCAGCATCTCCATAGTTTTGGTTAAAATACCCTTTAGAAAGAATAAAACCAGGTAAGAGAGCTCTGTTAATCAACTTAGTATCCTAGGAATCACATTATTTGTAGCTATTACATAAGTAGCATTTCATTCAGTGAAGCAGCTACCAAAACAAACCCACATTACCTAAGTATCTATAgtaagagcaaaataaaattccaatatGACCTTGTAATAATGAGTGATCAAAAACTGCTGCCACCTGAAATGGAACGGGTGGGTTGGAGTCCAATTCCAAGTGCAGGTGTCTCTATCACCAAGTCCACCTGCCTCATTCACAACGGGCCTGAAGGTTTACCCTGCCAGGTGTGAGGTGGGCTAACTCATCCCCATTACCCACTCCAGGCCTGGAACATACAAATTTGAAGAATTAGATTTTTTAATTGGCCTACTTAGAGTTGGTCTTTCAgaaatatcttccttttttttaagcttctctcATAATAGCAAGTAGCACGCATCATCTGTGCCCAGATTTGCATAATTAccatagtttatttttgtgcctgCCACTCAAGGGCCAGATCCTATTTTTAGTTAGCCTCAGTCGTATTCTGCTCAGCCTTTGCAGCTTCGTAGGACTTGGTACAAGAAGTCACATGCCTGTGGAAACTGTCCCTCCACATAAATCTCTTTGCACAGATATTACACTCATACGGCTTTATGCCTGTGTGAATTTTCATGTGGCCCACGAGATGATGCTTCATCTTGAATTTCTTACCACAGACACCACAGCCGTAAGGCCGCAGACCAAGGTGCATGCTCATGTGGCGATCTCTCTGACTCTTGTGAGTGAAACTCTTCCCACACTGACAAGGATACAGCTTGTCAGTGGTTGAGAACCCCAGGTGGGAAGCTTCTTCTTTAATCCCTGTTACCATTTCAATATTCTCACTGTAGCCTGCTGCTAGGGCAGCCTCCTGTCTGTGCCCGATGAGATTCCCATCTGACCTCTCTCCGGAAAACTCTTCCATGGAAGAGCCGTAGAAATCCACCTGCTCATCATAATTGCTTTCATCAGCCTGTTCGTCAAACTCTACTtccacctttttttccccaatgtgaAAGTCTTCCTCTACTCCCGAGGGCTGGACTGAGTGCTCTGTCTGCATGGTGTTGATCGACTCTGTGACCTGGTGCTCATCGTAGGCTGCGTGCACATCCATGCCCTCGCACGCCTGCTCAAAGCGCTCAGGCTTCACGTGGATCCAGCGCTTGTGAGCCATTATGCTGGGCTTGCTGTACATGGGCCGGGTGTAGTGGAACTCGGCGCTGTCgctggccccctcctccccatcctggctCGCCATCTCCGTGCTCAGCCGGTCATGCTCTGTGGACGAGTTGCTAGGAAGGTATTCATGCTCGGTGAGCTGAGATGACAGCTCATCTTTGGTGCTCTCCTCTTCATTCTCTCCATCCCTCAGTTCCTGGGCTTTGGGGAAATCCGTATGGCCCCCAGAGCCCAGCTCGAAGCTCTCTACCAGGCCATTATAACTACTGCTGCTTGGAGACTGGTGGTCACTGCCATGATTTAGCTTCTGACAAAGGACTGTAGGGTTTCCTTCTAAAACCTCAGTGCATTTGTCTACCACATGCCACATCTGGAGGAAGCTTGCTGCTGTTAAGTAACTAACAATTTCTGGAGCAGGCATTACCAGACGTCCCGTATAACTTGATAGAAGAATGTTCTCAAACACTCTGGGGTTCATCACATCAGGCAAAACAATCCTCCTGCTGTTTTTCAGGAGTACCTGGTCACAAAAGTAGGGTGAACTAGCAGCAAGAACAGCTTTGTGTGCTCGGAAAATGTGGCCTTGGACAACAATGGAGACATCACATAATTGTCCTTGCTGGCGCTGCTGGTTCAGTTTCTGCagaatggtgctggaaaaatcaggaaattcTACTCGAAAAGAGTTCGTTCCAGGCTCCATTTCATCACAAATCTGGTTTGGtgctaaaagagaaagaaaaattagtacTAATTCCAGCCCAAAAGAAACTTATGATCACTAAGAAAACTAAGATAAGTTCCACAGTTCCAGAAAGTCCTCAGGCCTGTGGGCACAGTGGGTGGGGCATCACTCCCCAGAACAAGGCTTGCAGGTGTGAGTGTGCCAAAAGCAGGAACCACCCACCACTCTTTACGGCATTAACTCTTGCTGTTGCCTGTGTCTGTGAGTGGGAAAACAGAATCCAGAGATATGTGTAAGCTATACAAATCCCaagtaaaacaaagtaaatatttctaATCGATACAAACACAATACCTGTTCCAAAGGACAGAATTTTTAAGACGCCTCAGATTCAACCCACACGTGACAAGGAAttgtggaaagaaggaaaagcacaTGTAAAGGCTCTCAAGCAGAAATGATCCAGgtaactgcaaggaactgaaagGAAAACACTGGGCTAGAATCCAGTGAGGGGGCAGGGGACTGAAGAGGTGCAGCCAGAACAGTCAGGCCTTTGGTCCTTCAGCACCACAGGGGTGAACTCACCAAGGTCCCAAATAACATGGGTTTCTCTAGCTGCTGTCAGAATTTTAGCCGTTTAAGAGCTTCTGATAATGTGAAGCAGAATGAAATGGCAAGGCAAGGTACTCTTTCTATCTGGTGATCTCCAAATTGTTTAAAAAGTTATAGAACAAAGAGGATAGTAAATTTTGTCCCTGTTACTGAATGAACTCAAtctgaaaataaagttataaCAAAGATTAAGGGATTGCCTGTGGCATTACTGTAAATACATTTTGCCAGGCAAATCAAGCATTAGAGACAATTCCTAACAAGAGTGAGCAATGAGATGAACTTTGCTACAGATGCTGCTTGGGCCCCATAATTTCatagcaaattaaaacaaaccagaaaactcAACAGATTTACTGGCTCTATTTGTCACCTGGGTCTAACACCATATCTGAGCATTGCTAAATACCAGATTTTCTAAGCATGAGATAAAAGAAGCAGATAACCCAACAAAGGTTGAAAGTTATCTTTCAGAAATAGGGAGATATGCCAGGAGAAGAAGCTAATGTTTCCTGAGTAATCAGTATactttgggttggccaaaaagtttgtgcagggttttctgtaacatcttatgggaaaacatgaatgaaaattttgaccaacccaataccAGGGGCTGTACATCCCCTTTCACCTAATCTTTGCAACGACTCTGCAAATGTAGAGGACTGACATTCACTATTTCAAGCAATTTTCCTAAGGCTAAAATAAAAGCTAGTTTTTTACATTGGGATTTGAAATCTAGGTCTCtgtgactccaaagcctgtgctatTTTTCCTATCACATCACTGCCTCTTCTAAGAAGATGCTAAAACACCAGATTagtcattaataattttaaaaggtaaggTGGTGTTTTTAGAATGAAGTATTAACTTATGGTTTATAGCtcttaaaacattttgtaataatttaaaacaaacaaacaaaagaccaggaAATAAACTATTTAGGTATTtgtaatttcaaaatgtatactgACTAAAGGTATGTAAATTCTAAGAACTAAATGTATATAGACTAGAGGTATGTAAATTCTGAGAACTACATCTGGATTCTCTGTTCTCATCAGTAAAGAATTTTGGTTTTAGCTATCTGAAATAAAGGAGGGGGGggaataaaacacacacaaaaaaaaattcacaaaaagctgtttaaaaaaaaagcactctcCACCATTTATTCCTAGTTCCCCTGCCAAAGGAAATCACCGTTAACAAACTCCTgcatatatttctagaaacttCTCTGCACATATATCAGAATAAATCatatatatcctttaaaaattccTACCCAAATGGGCTCATTACCTACATTCTATTCTGTCCTAGCTTCTGTCACTCAATGTATCTTGTAGAATTTCAGACACATTATAAACTAACTACATCCCCCAAAATGCACACGTTGAAACTGTACCCTAATGTGATGGTGTTTGCTTTGGGGGATGATTCGGTCATGAGAGCAGAGCCCTCccgaatgggattagtgcccttataaaagaaacaacagaGAATTCCCTCGTCCCTTTGgccatgaggacacagtgaaaagatggCTGTCTATGAATTAGCGAATGGATCCTCACCAGAAGCCAAATCTGCTGGTACCTTGACCTTAGACTTCCCAGCATCCAGAAttctgagaaataaacttctgttgtttataagccacccagtccttGACACTTTGTTATAGTAGcccgaatggactaagacaccacATTAGCATAAAAAGAGGTAACTCATTCTGTTTAATGGCTATACAGCTTTCTTCTATATGGGTTTATGAGAATTTAATCAGTTCTCTTCTTATAGAAGTTCAATTGTCTGGGTTTCTGAAATTATGACTATTTTGGCACATCTTTGGAAATATCTATAGGGTAATCTCTttcagtggaattgctgggtcaaaggacaATGCTTttgatattcatatatatatataaacacatataaacatctatctatcatctatctatctatctatctatctatctatctatctatctatctatctatctatctatctatctatctacctatctatctaatgTCCAGAAAGGTTGCACCAAGTCACACTCCTACCAACAGTAAACGACAGTGTCTACTCCCCTACACCCTTATCAATGCTGgactttaccaaaaaaaagacaaaaaaagtttgCAAATCTCCTAAGTGAATAATCCATGATTCATTACTTTGATCAACATGTCTTTAATTATGAATGAGACTGATATTCATTCAT from the Hippopotamus amphibius kiboko isolate mHipAmp2 chromosome 2, mHipAmp2.hap2, whole genome shotgun sequence genome contains:
- the ZBTB43 gene encoding zinc finger and BTB domain-containing protein 43, translating into MEPGTNSFRVEFPDFSSTILQKLNQQRQQGQLCDVSIVVQGHIFRAHKAVLAASSPYFCDQVLLKNSRRIVLPDVMNPRVFENILLSSYTGRLVMPAPEIVSYLTAASFLQMWHVVDKCTEVLEGNPTVLCQKLNHGSDHQSPSSSSYNGLVESFELGSGGHTDFPKAQELRDGENEEESTKDELSSQLTEHEYLPSNSSTEHDRLSTEMASQDGEEGASDSAEFHYTRPMYSKPSIMAHKRWIHVKPERFEQACEGMDVHAAYDEHQVTESINTMQTEHSVQPSGVEEDFHIGEKKVEVEFDEQADESNYDEQVDFYGSSMEEFSGERSDGNLIGHRQEAALAAGYSENIEMVTGIKEEASHLGFSTTDKLYPCQCGKSFTHKSQRDRHMSMHLGLRPYGCGVCGKKFKMKHHLVGHMKIHTGIKPYECNICAKRFMWRDSFHRHVTSCTKSYEAAKAEQNTTEAN